In Lates calcarifer isolate ASB-BC8 linkage group LG4, TLL_Latcal_v3, whole genome shotgun sequence, a genomic segment contains:
- the xrn1 gene encoding LOW QUALITY PROTEIN: 5'-3' exoribonuclease 1 (The sequence of the model RefSeq protein was modified relative to this genomic sequence to represent the inferred CDS: deleted 1 base in 1 codon), whose product MGVPKFYRWISERYPCLSEVVKEHQIPEFDNLYLDMNGIIHQCSHPNDEDVHFRISEEKIFADIFHYLEVLFRIIKPRKVFFMAVDGVAPRAKMNQQRGRRFRSAKEAEDKIKKALDKGEVLPTEARFDSNCITPGTDFMARLQEQLKYFVHNKVSTDKLWQNVKVYLSGHETPGEGEHKIMEFIRSENAKPGHNPNTRHCLYGLDADLIMLGLTSHEPNFSLLREEVRFGGKKSQKRITAPEETTFHLLHLSLMREYIDYEFSELRNQIGSDYDLERIIDDWILMGFLVGNDFIPHLPHLHINHDALPLLYKTYISVLPSLGGYLNENGHLNLTNFEKYLEKLSEFDREHFSEVFVDLKWFESKVGNKYLNEAAGLAAEKEAASKDTNKMEDSSLCLAALTSSDEVIGEGKVTMTEDEEEEDDMFETEFRQYKRTYYMTKMGVDVVSDEFLAKQAKCYVEGIQWILHYYYHGVQSWSWYYPYHYAPFLSDIRNISGLKLTFDLEKPFMPFQQLLAVLPAASMELLPECYRHLMTSQSSPIIEYYPLDFKTDLNGKQQEWEAVVLIPFIDERCLLAAMEPYNHQLTKEEKARNRHTECAVYSYDEEIDFTYASPLPQLFPDIIHCHARKAHIPMDAWKVPLDHVSRRTDRSALYFCGFPTLQHIKHKFYKKKSGVVVFQQSSRGENTILEILPSQEGETVCDDVAAQVLGKSVFVNWPHLEEARIIAVSDGDTKFSLEELPGVQRVYDRPSTPPPTKVTCLSDKEQKDWVKDVQGITEYYLKRKGIVVNETAVVLYGQLLTGRKYVPKPNGVVELEKQWAKQVLPFAYQTVVKDIKAFYSSLTCFKSLDELFPQATTVFMVGNPYYGAMGEVQDSSDVIKDGRVRVVFSVPHEPQLEPLIQNQHKYCVKYSPGYVLASRLGITSYLVSRFSGSIFIGRGSKKNPCGEQRANVGLNLKFNKKNEEVPGYTKRTEKEWLYSAAVEELLAEYLDRFSEVFNSVSRNSHDDVFYEDDIWPGEDQNGAEKVAEITSWLKSHPVSSISRASCDLQVLDAAIVERIEEAVEKTKVKKSTKKVRVTVKPHLLFRPLEQQQGVVPDPDAEYRLFDRVVNIRESFTVPLGLRGTVIGIKGAEREAEVLYEVLFDEEFAGGLNIRCTSPRGYRLPPCALINLSHGARVDHTSHKLTAIVKPQPVTGANFNSQRQLAGLNHSPRSPFIPTQHNNKHGVVKAASQGNRNSPSKGPIQKQHAKVSASYSNVWQSLQNSGPPNKPPAHWQNNEGHSQQGKNQHTTSNKAAPVGGIRLLKKNEDADSLFPSQNTANKASTEFEELIASLKISKGNQHAPPPPAPPQAPISQPDGPLSPQSFAMKGTLVLKEMLKIDSAGTESPSFQDTANTTHPGGQQQNRRRSSKKLAAKMNAPHGDTVGLSSPASAAPTTLPNTVLASKVSELACMCVGLGMAPPEFSYIRNRQGLVVCQVKLSNGLMVHGPQCQSENDAKEKAAFFALQRLNSVGSGFPLPPPLYPGVGQIRPPPIGAMTPVFKPTRSVFPPYILV is encoded by the exons ATGGGGGTACCAAAATTCTACCGATGGATTTCAGAGCGTTATCCTTGTCTCAGTGAAGTTGTCAAGGAACACCAG aTTCCAGAATTTGACAATCTCTATTTGGACATGAATGGGATTATCCACCAGTGTTCCCACCCGAATGATGAAGATGTCCACTTTCGCATTTCTGAGGAAAAGATTTTTGCCGACATCTTCCATTATCTGGAGGTGCTCTTTAGGATCATCAAGCCTCGCAAAGTCTTCTTCATGGCTGTGGATGGTGTCGCGCCAAGGGCAAAGATGAACCAGCAGAGAGGACGGAGATTCAG GTCTGCCAAAGAAGCAGAGGATAAGATAAAAAAAGCCCTGGATAAAGGAGAGGTCCTTCCCACAGAGGCTCGCTTCGATTCCAACTGCATCACTCCTG GCACTGACTTCATGGCAAGACTTCAGGAGCAGCTCAAATATTTTGTCCACAACAAGGTCTCCACTGACAAGCTATGGCAAAATGTCAAAGTCTACCTGTCTGGTCATGAG ACACCGGGGGAAGGAGAACACAAGATCATGGAGTTTATTCGCTCTGAGAACGCAAAACCGGGTCACAATCCCAACACCCGACACTGCCTATATGGCCTGGATGCTGACTTG ATAATGTTGGGTTTAACCAGCCACGAGCCAAATTTTTCCCTGCTCAGAGAAGAGGTCCGCTTTGGAGGAAAGAAATCCCAGAAAAG AATAACAGCTCCAGAGGAGACAACTTTTCACTTACTTCACTTGTCTCTGATGAGGGAGTACATCGATTATGAGTTCTCTGAGCTCAGg AATCAGATTGGTTCTGATTATGACTTGGAGCGAATAATAGACGACTGGATTCTAATGGGCTTCCTAGTGGGAAATGATTTCATCCCTCACCTCcctcatcttcacatcaaccaTGATGCTCTGCCATTGCTGTACAAGACATACATCAGTGTACTACCCAGCTTGGGGG GTTATCTGAATGAGAACGGCCATCTAAACCTCACAAACTTTGAGAAATACCTGGAGAAGCTTTCTGAG TTTGACCGGGAACATTTTAGTGAAGTGTTTGTGGACTTGAAGTGGTTTGAGAGCAAAGTTGGTAACAAGTACCTGAATGAAGCGGCTGGACTTGCAGCAGAGAAGGAAGCTGCTAGCAAAGACACCAACAAGATGGAG gattcctctctctgtctggcagCTCTGACCTCATCAGATGAAGTGATTGGAGAAGGAAAGGTGACAATgacagaggatgaggaagaggaggatgatatGTTTGAGACAGAGTTCAGACAATACAAACGCACCTACTATATGACCAAGATGGGCGTGGACGTGgtgtctga TGAGTTTCTTGCCAAACAGGCCAAGTGTTATGTGGAAGGCATCCAGTGGATTCTCCACTACTATTACCACGGGGTTCAATCCTGGAGCTG GTACTACCCCTACCACTACGCTCCCTTCCTGTCTGACATCAGGAATATATCTGGGTTaaaactgacctttgaccttgagAAGCCCTTCATGCCCTTCCAGCAACTTTTGGCAGTCCTGCCAGCTGCCAGTATGGAACTGCTGCCTGAGTGTTACAGG CATCTGATGACCAGTCAAAGTTCACCCATTATTGAGTACTACCCTCTTGACTTTAAAACGGACCTCAATGGCAAGCAACAGGAGTGGGAAGCTGTGGTACTCATTCCCTTCATAGatgag AGGTGCTTACTAGCAGCCATGGAACCATATAATCACCAGCTGACCAAAGAAGAGAAAGCTAGGAATCGCCACACAGAGTGTGCAGTCTACTCATATGATGAGGAAATAGACTTCACATATGCCTCTCCCCTGCCTCAGCTATTCCCTGACATCATCCACTGCCATgccag GAAAGCACACATCCCCATGGATGCTTGGAAAGTGCCTTTGGACCATGTCAGCAGGCGCACCGACCGCTCAGCTCTGTACTTTTGTGGCTTCCCCACACTgcaacacatcaaacacaag TTTTATAAGAAGAAGAGTGGAGTGGTTGTGttccagcagagcagcagaggggaGAACACAATACTAGAGATCCTTCCCAGCCAAGAAGGAGAGACG GTATGTGATGATGTTGCTGCACAGGTATTGGGgaagtctgtgtttgtgaactGGCCCCATCTAGAGGAAGCTCGTATCATTGCAGTGTCAGATGGAGACACCAA GTTTAGTCTGGAGGAACTGCCTGGTGTCCAAAGAGTGTATGATAGGCCCTCTACTCCTCCTCCCACCAAAGTCACCTGCCTGTCTGACAAGGAGCAGAAGGACTGGGTGAAAGATGTCCAGGGAATCACAGAATA CTACTTAAAGAGGAAAGGCATCGTGGTGAATGAGACCGCAGTGGTTTTGTATGGCCAGTTGCTGACAGGGAGGAAGTATGTCCCCAAACCCAATGGAGTGGTGGAACTAGAGAAACAGTGGGCCAAACAAGTTCTCCCTTTCGCCTACCAAACCGTGGTTAAG GACATCAAGGCCTTTTACTCCTCGCTGACCTGTTTTAAGAGCTTAGACGAGCTCTTTCCTCAAGCAACTACTGTCTTCATGGTGGGGAATCCGTACTACGGTGCCATGGGAGAG GTACAGGACTCCAGTGATGTCATTAAAGACGGTCGAGTGCGTGTGGTGTTCAGTGTGCCGCATGAGCCACAGCTGGAGCCCTTAATCCAGAATCAACAC AAATACTGTGTGAAGTACAGTCCCGGATATGTTCTGGCGTCTCGTCTCGGCATCACCAGCTACCTCGTCTCCCGCTTCTCAGGAAGCATCTTCATTGGCAGAGGCTCTAAGAAGAA TCCTTGTGGAGAGCAAAGAGCTAATGTTGGCTTGAACCTGAAGTTCAACAAGAAGAATGAAGAGGTTCCTGGATACACCAAGAGAACTGAAAAAGAGTGGCTCTACTCTGCTGCCGTGGAGGAACTGCTAGCTGAATACCTGGACAG aTTTTCTGAGGTATTCAACTCAGTGTCCAGAAACAGTCATGATGATGTTTTCTATGAAGATGACATCTGGCCTGGAGAGGACCAGAACGGAGCAGAGAAAGTTGCTGAAATCACCTCATGGTTGAAAAGTCACCCAGTCAGTTCCATCAGCAGGGCGTCATGTGACCTGCAGGTGCTGGACGCTGCCATAGTGGAAAGGATTGAGGAGGCAGTGGAGAAAACGAAG GTGAAGAAGAGCACCAAGAAAGTCCGTGTGACTGTTAAACCTCATCTGCTCTTCAGG CCgttggagcagcagcagggtgtgGTTCCAGACCCAGATGCAGAATATCGG CTGTTTGACAGAGTGGTCAACATCAGGGAGAGCTTCACCGTCCCACTGGGACTCAGAGGAACGgttattggcattaaaggag CGGAGCGTGAAGCAGAGGTTCTCTATGAGGTGCTGTTTGATGAAGAATTTGCTGGTGGTCTCAACATCAG GTGTACGTCACCTCGTGGTTACCGCCTCCCTCCGTGTGCTCTCATCAATCTTTCCCATGGAGCCCGAGTGGATCACACCTCACACAAACTCACCGCCATCGTCAAACCTCAGCCCGTCACTGGTGCTAACTTCAACTCACAACGCCAGCTGGCCGGCCTCAACCATTCGCCACGGTCACCCTTCATACCCACACAG CATAACAACAAACATGGTGTAGTGAAGGCAGCCTCCCAGGGCAACAGGAACTCTCCCTCTAAGGGTCCCATACAGAAACAACACGCCAAGGTAAGTGCGAG CTACAGTAATGTGTGGCAGTCTCTGCAGAACTCAGGCCCTCCTAACAAACCTCCTGCCCACTGGCAGAATAAT GAAGGACACTCCCAACAGGGGAAGAACCAGCACACAACCTCCAACAAAGCT gccCCAGTTGGTGGCATCAGACTGttgaagaaaaatgaagatgCTGATTCCCTTTTCCCCTCACAGAACACAGCTAATAAG GCTTCGACTGAGTTTGAAGAGCTCATTGCCAGTCTGAAGATCTCTAAGGGAAACCAACATgccccacctcctcctgctcctccacaagCACCCATTAGCCAGCCAGATGGTCCATTGTCTCCACAGTCCTTCGCCATG AAGGGAACCCTGGTTCTAAAGGAAATGCTGAAGATTGACAGTGCTGGAACAGAAAGTCCCTCTTTCCAGGACACTGCTAATACCACCCACCCTGGAGGTCAGCAGCAGAACAGGAGACGATCCTCTAAGAAACTAG CAGCGAAGATGAACGCCCCTCATGGTGACACAGTTGGATTATCTTCTCCTGCATCAGCTGCCCCCACCACCCTCCCAAACACTGTGCTGGCCAGTAAGGTGTCAGAGCtggcgtgcatgtgtgtgggatTAGGCATGGCACCACCTGAGTTCAGCTATATACGCAACAGACAG GGTTTAGTCGTGTGTCAGGTGAAGCTGTCCAATGGGTTGATGGTTCATGGTCCACAGTGCCAATCAGAAAATGATGCCAAGGAAAAAGCTGCTTTCTTTGCCCTCCAAAGACtg AACTCAGTGGGATCAGGCttccccctcccacctcctctttATCCCGGAGTGGGTCAGATTCGACCACCACCCATAGGAGCCATGACCCCGGTCTTCAAGCCAACAAGGTCAGTCTTCCCTCCTTACATTTTAGTTTAA
- the cop1 gene encoding E3 ubiquitin-protein ligase COP1, whose translation MMSGNRPQQSAGGASSVPSTSSSSSSTGGIANGGGGSNAVTSNGNNSGNVVPTRTLAAAGEGGLSVPTLAAVPSSRGGFASLSRPSASSGSRKKSLYQAPLYNGLSNSYEDKSNDFVCPICFEMIEEAHMTKCGHSFCFKCIRQSLEDSNRCPKCNYTVDNVDQLYPNFLVNELILKQKQRSEEKRLKLDHPNGSRWQVFQDVLSPDQENLDLANVNLMLELLVQKKKQLEAESQTAQRQILMEFLKEARRNKREQLEQLQKELNFLEEDIKRVEEMSGLYSPMMEAECTVPNVEAPSPAPSCSSIMESQDYSQPPGFGGTTQGKRQTWYNSTLASRRKRLTAHFEDLEQCYFSNKMSRITDEGRNLNQLDDFMECLSKFTRYNSVRPLATLSYASDLYNGSSIVSSIEFDRDCDYFAIAGVTKKIKVFEYGTVIQDAVDIHYPVNEMTCNSKISCISWSSYHKNLLASSDYEGTVILWDGFTGQRSKVYQEHEKRCWSVDFNLMDPKLLASGSDDAKVKLWSTNLDNSVASIEAKANVCCVKFSPTSRYHLAFGCADHCVHYYDLRNTKQPIMVFKGHRKAVSYAKFVNGEEIVSASTDSQLKLWNVNKTHCLRSFKGHINEKNFVGLASNGDYVACGSENNSLYLYYKGLSKTLLTFKFDTVKSVLDKDKKEDDTNEFVSAVCWRALPDGESNVLIAANSQGTIKVLELV comes from the exons ATGATGTCAGGCAACCGACCACAGCAAAGCGCTGGTGGGGCAAGTTCGGTGCCCAGCacaagtagcagcagcagcagcacaggggGCATTGCAAATGGTGGCGGTGGGAGCAACGCCGTCACAAGTAATGGTAACAATTCTGGAAATGTTGTGCCCACTCGGACCTTGGCAGCAGCCGGCGAGGGTGGCTTGTCGGTGCCAACTTTGGCCGCCGTGCCGTCGTCCCGGGGCGGGTTTGCTTCTTTGAGCAGACCCTCTGCGTCTTCAGGCAGCAGAAAGAAATCCCTCTATCAAGCACCTTTATACAACGGCCTCTCGAATTCATACGAGGATAAAAGCAACGATTTTGTCTG TCCCATTTGCTTCGAAATGATAGAAGAGGCACACATGACAAAGTGTGGGCACAGTTTCTG TTTCAAGTGTATCCGCCAGAGCCTTGAGGACAGCAACAGATGTCCCAAGTGTAACTATACTGTGGATAACGTAGATCAGCTTTACCCAAACTTTCTTG TAAATGAACTGATCCTCAAACAGAAGCAAAGGTCGGAGGAGAAGAGACTAAAATTAGATCATCCT AATGGGTCCAGGTGGCAGGTGTTCCAAGACGTGTTGAGTCCTGACCAGGAGAACTTGGACTTGGCAAATGTCAATCTGATGCTGGAGCTCCTGGttcagaagaagaagcagctggaggCG GAATCTCAAACAGCTCAGCGACAGATCCTCATGGAGTTCCTCAAAGAAGCCAGAAGAAACAAGAGAGAG CAACTGGAGCAACTACAGAAAGAGCTCAATTTTCTTGAGGAGGACATTAAGCGTGTTGAG GAAATGAGTGGGCTGTACTCTCCAATGATGGAGGCAGAGTGTACTGTGCCTAATGTGGAGGCTCCCTCACCAGCACCCAG CTGTAGTAGTATTATGGAGTCACAAGACTACAGCCAGCCTCCAGGATTTGGTGGAACAACCCAG GGAAAACGACAGACCTGGTACAACAGTACCCTGGCATCAAGAAGAAAGAGACTGACGGCACATTTTGAGGACCTGGAACAGTGCTACTTCTCCAACAAAATGTCACGCATCACAG atgaGGGCAGGAACTTGAACCAGCTGGATGATTTTATGGAGTGTTTGTCCAAGTTCACTCGCTACAACTCTGTGCGGCCACTGGCCACGCTCTCCTATGCCAGTGACCTATATAACGGCTCCAGTATTGTCTCTAG TATTGAGTTTGACCGTGACTGTGACTACTTTGCCATTGCTGGTGTGACCAAGAAGATCAAGGTGTTTGAGTACGGCACTGTGATCCAGGATGCAGTGGACATCCACTACCCTGTCAATGAAATGACCTGCAATTCCAAAATCAG CTGTATCAGCTGGAGCAGCTATCACAAGAACCTTCTGGCCAGTAGTGATTATGAGGGTACCGTCATCCTGTGGGATGGATTCACCGGCCAGAGGTCCAAAGTCTACCAG gaacaTGAAAAAAGGTGTTGGAGTGTTGACTTCAATCTGATGGACCCCAAGCTCTTAGCCTCTGGTTCTGATGATGCTAAAG tgaagttATGGTCAACCAATCTTGACAACTCAGTGGCCAGCATTGAGGCCAAGGCCAATGTCTGCTGTGTTAAATTCAGTCCAACCTCCAGATATCATCTGGCCTTCGGCTGTGCAG ACCACTGTGTCCACTACTATGATCTACGCAACACTAAGCAGCCAATCATGGTGTTCAAAGGCCACAGGAAGGCTGTGTCCTACGCCAAGTTTGTCAATGGAGAGGAAATTGTTTCTGC TTCAACGGACAGTCAGCTGAAGCTGTGGAACGTCAACAAAACCCACTGTCTGCGTTCCTTCAAGGGTCACATCAATGAGAAGAACTTTGTGGGCCTAGCCTCCAATGGAGACTATGTTGCCTGTG GCAGTGAGAACAACTCCCTGTACCTTTATTACAAAGGACTTTCCAAGACATTATTAACATTCAAGTTTGACACAGTGAAGAGTGTCCTGGACAAAGACAAGAAGGAAGACGACACCAATGAGTTTGTTAGTGCTGTCTGCTGGAGGGCTCTGCCTGATGGA GAGTCAAATGTGCTGATTGCTGCAAACAGTCAAGGAACAATCAAg GTACTTGAGCTTGTCTGA